A stretch of the Psychroserpens sp. Hel_I_66 genome encodes the following:
- a CDS encoding ABC transporter permease, with amino-acid sequence MNHLPLIIRREYLTKVRNKSFIIMTFVSPLIMVALILVVAYLSQLNNDKERTISVLDETGLLSDVFVDTEHTTYKILDKDTDLEAAKTLTKAKEDFGLLYIEKSLDTANIFSGVRFYSDESPSLGIMSSLEEKIEKKLSDTKLFNDGVDLEKIEASKTNITIAQETFTGEKTSKIDSYLKLAFGGAAGYLLFMFIIIYGNMIMRSVIEEKTSRIIEVIISSVKPIQLLMGKIIGTSLAGITQFVIWVFLGSILMLVLSLIFGISLSELQTPQQEMMNQAMQNPDVANEVQVAMQSFFNLPIANLIIAFMFFFIGGFLLYSSLYAAVGAAVDNETDTQQFMMPIIMPLILAVYVGIFTVIEDPHGTVSTVFSFIPFTSPVVMLMRIPFGVPIWQQILSFAILLGTFMFTVWFAAKIYRVGILMYGKKPSYKELYKWIKY; translated from the coding sequence ATGAACCATCTACCACTCATTATAAGAAGAGAATATCTAACTAAAGTAAGGAACAAATCATTTATCATAATGACATTTGTGAGTCCTTTGATTATGGTGGCTTTAATCTTAGTAGTTGCCTATCTGTCACAATTAAATAATGATAAAGAACGCACCATTTCTGTTCTTGACGAGACAGGATTGCTAAGTGACGTTTTTGTAGATACAGAGCATACAACTTACAAGATTTTAGACAAAGACACAGACTTGGAAGCTGCTAAAACTCTGACTAAAGCAAAAGAAGATTTTGGCTTGCTTTACATTGAAAAAAGTTTAGATACAGCAAACATATTTTCTGGAGTTCGTTTTTATTCCGATGAATCCCCATCGCTGGGAATCATGTCTAGTTTAGAGGAAAAAATTGAAAAGAAGCTATCAGATACAAAACTATTTAATGATGGTGTAGATCTCGAAAAAATTGAGGCATCTAAAACGAATATTACAATAGCACAAGAAACCTTTACCGGTGAAAAAACATCCAAAATTGATAGTTATTTAAAGTTAGCTTTTGGTGGAGCAGCGGGATATTTGTTGTTCATGTTTATTATTATCTACGGAAACATGATCATGAGAAGTGTCATCGAGGAAAAGACCAGTAGAATAATCGAAGTTATAATATCCTCAGTGAAACCGATACAACTATTGATGGGAAAAATTATAGGAACATCATTAGCGGGAATTACGCAATTTGTGATTTGGGTATTTTTAGGAAGTATTTTGATGTTAGTGCTGTCTCTAATTTTTGGAATAAGCTTGTCAGAATTACAAACACCACAGCAAGAGATGATGAATCAGGCTATGCAAAATCCAGATGTAGCCAACGAAGTACAAGTGGCAATGCAGTCCTTTTTTAATTTGCCAATTGCTAATCTTATCATTGCATTTATGTTCTTTTTTATAGGAGGGTTTTTATTATACAGCTCATTATATGCTGCAGTTGGAGCAGCAGTTGATAATGAAACAGATACGCAACAATTTATGATGCCTATTATAATGCCTTTAATCTTGGCAGTTTATGTTGGTATTTTCACAGTTATAGAAGATCCTCACGGTACGGTTTCCACCGTTTTTTCATTTATTCCATTCACATCACCTGTAGTTATGTTAATGCGCATCCCGTTTGGTGTTCCCATTTGGCAACAAATACTGTCTTTCGCGATTTTGTTGGGAACTTTTATGTTCACCGTTTGGTTTGCTGCCAAAATATATCGAGTAGGTATTTTGATGTACGGTAAAAAGCCAAGTTATAAGGAACTCTATAAATGGATTAAATACTAA
- a CDS encoding ABC transporter ATP-binding protein, whose protein sequence is MNNLLVVDSVSKNFGNFKALNDVSITVPKGSIFGLLGPNGAGKTTLIRIINQITMPDTGSVTLDGEPLKPEHIQNIGYLPEERGLYKSMKVGEQALYLAQLKGLTKQEAKDRLKYWFDKLDIGDWWNKKIQELSKGQAQKIQFIVTVLHQPKLLIFDEPFSGFDPINANLIKDEILQLRDEGATVIFSTHRMESVEELCDHIALIHKSNKVLDGKLTDIKRHYKTNTFEVGLQTNDVKFVTNAIKEKFEVMPATFKNLNDDVKLNIKLHKNDSSNDLLSFLTSRAQVHHFVEVIPTASDIFIQTVKNN, encoded by the coding sequence ATGAATAATTTATTAGTTGTAGATTCAGTATCTAAAAACTTCGGAAACTTTAAAGCATTAAACGATGTTTCTATTACAGTTCCTAAGGGAAGTATCTTTGGTTTATTAGGTCCAAACGGTGCAGGAAAAACAACTCTCATTAGAATTATAAATCAAATCACAATGCCAGATACTGGCAGTGTTACCTTAGATGGTGAGCCTTTAAAGCCTGAGCATATTCAAAATATAGGATACCTGCCAGAAGAGCGAGGTTTATACAAGTCCATGAAAGTTGGTGAACAGGCATTATATCTCGCACAACTAAAGGGGTTGACAAAACAAGAAGCCAAAGATCGCTTAAAGTACTGGTTTGATAAACTGGACATTGGAGATTGGTGGAACAAGAAAATTCAAGAATTGAGTAAAGGACAAGCTCAAAAAATTCAGTTCATAGTTACAGTTCTTCATCAACCTAAATTATTGATTTTTGATGAGCCATTTTCAGGATTTGATCCTATAAATGCTAATTTGATTAAAGATGAAATTCTTCAGCTAAGAGATGAAGGTGCAACAGTTATATTTTCAACACACCGTATGGAATCTGTTGAAGAACTTTGCGACCATATTGCCTTAATCCATAAATCCAATAAAGTACTGGATGGCAAATTAACGGATATCAAACGACACTACAAAACCAATACTTTTGAAGTAGGTTTGCAAACCAACGATGTCAAATTTGTGACCAATGCCATTAAAGAAAAATTTGAGGTCATGCCAGCTACCTTTAAAAACCTTAACGACGACGTGAAACTCAACATTAAGCTTCATAAAAATGACAGCTCCAATGACTTACTTTCATTTTTAACATCTAGAGCGCAGGTACATCATTTTGTAGAAGTGATACCAACTGCCAGTGATATTTTTATTCAAACAGTAAAGAACAATTAA
- the dnaJ gene encoding molecular chaperone DnaJ — MAKRDYYEILGVDKNATAAEIKKAYRKMAIKFHPDKNPDDKEAEGKFKEAAEAYEVLSNADKKARYDQFGHQAFEGAGGFGGGGMNMDDIFSQFGDIFGGAFGGGGGFSGFGGGFGGGQRRVKGSNLRIRVALTLEEIANGVEKKIKVKRKVQAEGTTYKTCSTCNGQGQVTRVTNTILGRMQTASACPTCGGAGQSIDKKPADADAQGLKVQEETVSVKIPPGVVDSMQLKVTGKGNDAPGNGISGDLLVVIEEKEHETLKREGDNLHYDLYVSLPDAVLGTSREIDTVTGKVRIKVEAGVQSGKILRLRGKGIPSINGYGSGDLLVHVNVWTPQTLNKQQKEFFENMKNDEHFEPKPQSSDKSFFEKVKDMFS; from the coding sequence ATGGCAAAAAGAGATTATTACGAGATATTAGGCGTTGATAAAAACGCTACAGCAGCAGAAATAAAAAAAGCCTACCGTAAAATGGCTATCAAATTTCATCCAGATAAAAATCCAGATGATAAAGAAGCAGAAGGTAAATTCAAGGAAGCAGCAGAAGCCTACGAGGTATTAAGCAATGCAGATAAGAAAGCACGTTACGACCAGTTTGGTCATCAAGCTTTTGAAGGTGCTGGAGGATTTGGCGGAGGAGGTATGAATATGGATGACATATTCAGCCAATTCGGTGACATTTTTGGAGGAGCCTTTGGAGGTGGAGGAGGATTCTCAGGCTTTGGTGGTGGTTTTGGCGGAGGCCAAAGACGCGTAAAAGGAAGTAACCTTAGAATACGAGTTGCTCTTACCCTTGAAGAAATTGCCAATGGTGTTGAGAAAAAAATAAAAGTAAAACGTAAAGTCCAGGCAGAAGGTACAACCTATAAAACCTGTTCTACCTGTAATGGTCAAGGTCAAGTTACCAGAGTGACAAATACAATTTTAGGTCGTATGCAAACCGCATCTGCTTGTCCAACATGTGGAGGAGCAGGACAAAGCATCGATAAAAAACCTGCAGATGCTGATGCGCAAGGGCTAAAAGTACAGGAGGAAACCGTTTCTGTAAAAATACCTCCAGGAGTTGTAGATTCTATGCAGCTTAAAGTTACCGGTAAAGGAAACGACGCACCAGGAAATGGTATTTCTGGAGATTTATTGGTAGTTATAGAAGAGAAAGAGCACGAGACCTTAAAGCGTGAAGGTGACAACTTACATTACGATTTGTATGTAAGTTTGCCAGATGCTGTTCTAGGGACTTCAAGAGAAATAGATACCGTGACGGGCAAAGTGAGAATTAAGGTTGAGGCAGGAGTGCAATCTGGTAAGATTTTACGCCTACGCGGTAAAGGAATACCAAGTATAAATGGCTACGGTAGTGGTGATCTTTTGGTACATGTTAATGTATGGACGCCTCAAACATTGAACAAACAGCAAAAAGAATTTTTTGAGAACATGAAAAATGACGAACATTTTGAGCCAAAACCTCAAAGCTCTGATAAATCGTTTTTTGAAAAAGTAAAAGATATGTTTTCATAA
- a CDS encoding nucleotide exchange factor GrpE: MSKKDKDQTIEDSQFQDNENEMIDDSQTEELSIEDKLKEDLAKEKDKFMRLFAEFENYKKRTTKERIDFFKTASEDVMLSMLPVLDDFERALLHIEDDKEAEELRKGVLLIYNKLLSTLEKKGLSKIEVEQGDTFNADDHEAITQIPAPSDDLKGKIIDVVEKGYRLGEKVIRFPKVVIGQ; encoded by the coding sequence ATGAGTAAAAAAGATAAAGACCAAACTATAGAAGATTCACAATTTCAAGACAATGAAAATGAGATGATTGATGATTCTCAAACCGAAGAATTATCTATAGAAGACAAGCTTAAAGAAGATTTGGCAAAAGAAAAAGACAAATTTATGCGTCTCTTTGCTGAATTTGAAAACTATAAAAAACGTACGACCAAAGAGCGTATCGATTTCTTTAAAACCGCAAGCGAAGACGTTATGTTGTCAATGCTTCCAGTTTTAGATGATTTTGAGCGCGCTTTACTTCACATAGAAGATGATAAAGAGGCAGAAGAGCTTAGAAAAGGCGTACTGCTCATCTACAACAAATTATTGTCGACACTTGAGAAAAAAGGATTGTCTAAAATTGAAGTCGAGCAAGGTGACACTTTTAATGCAGACGATCACGAGGCAATCACGCAAATACCTGCACCAAGCGATGATTTGAAAGGAAAAATCATTGACGTCGTAGAAAAAGGATATAGACTTGGAGAGAAGGTCATCCGTTTTCCAAAAGTTGTGATAGGACAATAA
- a CDS encoding YceI family protein — translation MNTKIFKFSIVLAIAMAFTSCKDKAAEANTSNAESAAVSESTSQKYTVNIGESTIEWKGFKPTGTHTGTIGLESGIFKTDDGKLQSGTFLIDMTSINVTDLEAGDGKENLEAHLKGTVEGKEGDFFDVTKFPSAAFEITSTESLAAGKTRLSGNLAIKGQKHNISFPVTITNEGDMMTIESEPFTIDRTKWGVNYGSKSVFDNLGDKFINDDMELKIMVKAKKA, via the coding sequence ATGAACACTAAAATTTTTAAATTTTCAATAGTTTTAGCTATTGCAATGGCATTTACAAGTTGTAAAGATAAAGCTGCGGAAGCGAATACAAGCAACGCAGAATCTGCTGCTGTAAGTGAGAGCACATCACAAAAATACACGGTTAACATTGGAGAGTCTACGATAGAATGGAAAGGCTTTAAACCAACAGGAACCCATACTGGTACTATTGGTCTAGAAAGTGGAATTTTCAAGACCGACGACGGTAAATTACAGAGCGGTACATTTTTAATTGATATGACATCAATCAACGTGACAGATTTAGAAGCTGGTGATGGAAAAGAAAATCTTGAGGCTCACTTAAAAGGAACTGTAGAAGGTAAAGAAGGTGATTTTTTTGACGTAACTAAATTTCCAAGTGCAGCTTTTGAAATTACGAGCACAGAATCTTTAGCTGCTGGTAAAACCAGACTTTCTGGTAACTTAGCAATTAAAGGTCAAAAGCATAATATCTCATTTCCTGTGACCATAACTAACGAAGGTGACATGATGACTATTGAAAGTGAACCATTTACAATTGATAGAACAAAATGGGGAGTAAACTACGGTTCAAAATCTGTTTTCGATAACCTTGGTGACAAGTTCATCAACGACGATATGGAATTAAAAATTATGGTAAAAGCTAAAAAAGCATAG